One part of the Vicia villosa cultivar HV-30 ecotype Madison, WI linkage group LG6, Vvil1.0, whole genome shotgun sequence genome encodes these proteins:
- the LOC131612734 gene encoding short-chain dehydrogenase reductase 3b-like — protein MMKKRLEGKVAIITGAASGIGEETVKLFVKNGAYVIAADIQDELGHKVADSLGLDKVTYHHCDVRDEKHVEETVNFALEKHGRVDILFSNAGIIGSLSGILELDLGEFEKTMATNVVGTAAMIKHAARAMVERKIRGSIICTTSVSASVGGTGPNGYTTSKHAVLGLVKSACSELGGYGIRVNSISPYGIATPLSCRAYNLEPHEVEASTYSNANLKGVVLKAKHIAEAALFLASDEAVYISGHNLVVDGGVSVVRNTT, from the exons ATGATGAAGAAAAG GTTGGAGGGTAAGGTGGCAATAATAACGGGTGCGGCGAGTGGAATAGGCGAAGAGACGGTGAAATTATTCGTCAAAAATGGAGCATATGTTATTGCAGCAGatattcaagatgaattaggtcaTAAAGTTGCAGATTCATTAGGTTTAGATAAAGTTACGTATCATCATTGTGATGTGAGAGACGAAAAGCACGTTGAGGAAACGGTTAACTTTGCGTTGGAAAAACACGGTCGCGTTGATATTTTGTTTAGTAATGCAGGGATAATAGGCTCGTTGTCCGGAATACTTGAGCTCGATCTGGGCGAGTTTGAGAAAACTATGGCTACAAATGTTGTTGGAACAGCTGCTATGATTAAGCACGCGGCGCGTGCGATGGTTGAGAGAAAGATCCGCGGATCGATTATATGTACTACTAGTGTTTCTGCTTCTGTTGGTGGAACAGGTCCTAATGGTTACACTACATCGAAACATGCTGTGTTAGGACTTGTGAAATCTGCTTGTAGTGAGCTTGGTGGTTATGGAATCAGGGTTAATAGTATTTCGCCTTATGGAATTGCGACGCCGCTTTCGTGTAGAGCTTACAATCTTGAACCTCATGAGGTTGAAGCTAGTACTTATTCTAATGCTAATTTGAAGGGTGTTGTGTTGAAGGCTAAGCATATTGCAGAAGCAGCTTTGTTTCTTGCTTCTGATGAAGCTGTTTATATCAGTGGTCATAACTTGGTTGTTGATGGTGGCGTATCGGTCGTTCGTAATACTACGTGA
- the LOC131612735 gene encoding short-chain dehydrogenase reductase 3b-like, whose amino-acid sequence MANKRLEGKIAIITGAASGIGEEAVKLFVENGAYVVAVDIQDELGHQLVASIGSEKVTYHHCDVRDEKQVEETINFTLEKYGHIDIMFSNAGVLGSLSGGGVLDVDLNEFKNTMAVNVYGAAAIIKHAARAMVAKNIRGSIICTASIGASLGGAGPSGYTASKHALLGLVRAACNDLGGYGIRVNSVSPFGVATPLACAPFNIETEFVEAMICSQANLKGVVLKARHVAEAALFLASDEAGYISGHNLVVDGGVSVVRMLTASL is encoded by the exons ATGGCAAACAAAAG gTTGGAGGGTAAGATAGCTATCATCACAGGTGCGGCCAGTGGAATTGGCGAAGAAGCTGTCAAATTGTTTGTTGAAAATGGAGCATATGTTGTTGCAGTAGatattcaagatgaattaggCCATCAACTTGTAGCTTCAATAGGCTCAGAAAAAGTAACATACCATCACTGTGATGTGAGGGATGAAAAACAGGTTGAAGAAACTATCAATTTCACATTGGAAAAATACGGTCACATAGATATCATGTTCAGTAATGCAGGAGTATTAGGCTCTTTATCCGGCGGGGGAGTGCTCGATGTCGATCTGAATGAATTCAAGAACACAATGGCTGTAAATGTTTATGGTGCAGCTGCTATAATCAAACATGCTGCTCGTGCCATGGTTGCAAAAAACATTCGTGGCAGCATCATATGCACTGCGAGTATTGGAGCTTCTCTTGGTGGAGCAGGTCCTAGTGGCTATACAGCATCAAAGCATGCTCTTTTGGGACTGGTAAGAGCAGCATGTAATGATCTTGGTGGTTATGGAATTAGAGTTAACAGTGTGTCCCCTTTCGGAGTCGCGACGCCTCTTGCATGTGCACCTTTCAATATTGAGACTGAATTTGTAGAAGCAATGATATGTTCCCAGGCTAATTTGAAGGGTGTTGTGTTGAAAGCTAGGCATGTTGCAGAAGCAGCTTTGTTTCTTGCTTCTGATGAAGCTGGTTATATCAGTGGCCATAACTTGGTTGTTGATGGTGGCGTCTCTGTGGTTCGTATGCTTACGGCTTCTCTTTGA
- the LOC131610465 gene encoding uncharacterized protein LOC131610465: MDDCCAVCAEPLEWVAYGPCLHREVCSTCVARLRFICDDRRCCICKTDCNIIFVTKALGDYTRVINDFASLPSEVREGKVGSYWYHEDMNAFFDDVDHYKMIKAMCRLSCSECDKSEEQQNDGSRRQARFRNIGQLKGHLFHRHKLHMCSLCLEGRKVFICEQKLYTRAQLNQHINTGDSEVDGSESERGGFMGHPMCEFCKTPFYGDNELYTHMSTEHYTCHICQRQHPGQYEYYKNYDDLEIHFRQQHFLCEDDACLAKKFIVFQSESEMKRHNTMEHGGRMSRSKRNAALQIPTSFRYKHNNEQDQRRGRGRMFRRDHSENQLSMAIEASLETANAEQTYREPTSSSGQIGYDDGDADIDSIINPFESLATAGSESTSRYIQALGHGSKPLVDSSFPPLPITSSNGQQRSKHEFEGSSSNTMAARLRRHGNRNISVINSGNAWSVAGRGPVQTSSSHSHSKKSTNHALGGSHNSSQTKKVVSSGPSPSSYANPPGGSHNSSQTKTVVSSGPPPSSYANPIPSAHRTAHGQLPAGPSRDTRENGRIVHSASAPNLVENNPVGVPISDFPPVSAAVQVSKLQPTSSQPPLNVENVQSANKSLVEKIRSTLDFDEDRYTIFKDISAQYRQGTIDTDTYVDYVQQFGLFHLVPELARLCPDARKQRELVESYNAGFKRNAFQESDRVYGSASTHHKNGNVDKKGKGKSLEVKRNHSTEKLADSFLSTVHQLQSNYKPSEEKLEVLSKGAYRTDKGKFKTELQTDTNTSNQNKIKLGGKTETSNGNLSNQNKEDGGGGNKQRKKASKFLRVRLGDGSASALLDLDNSRSTSDPRETDGLDGNNNDSGVGLPVRGVWRKGGGQKLFP, encoded by the exons atggatgacTGTTGTGCTGTTTGCGCTGAGCCATTGGAATGGGTTGCGTACGGACCTTGTTTGCACCGCGAGGTTTGTTCTACGTGTGTCGCGAGACTCCGGTTCATTTGCGATGATCGACGGTGCTGCATCTGTAAGACCGATTGCAATATCATCTTTGTTACCAAG GCTCTAGGAGATTATACAAGGGTGATTAATGACTTTGCATCCCTTCCCTCTGAGGTAAGGGAAGGAAAGGTTGGATCGTATTGGTACCATGAGGATATGAATGCATTTTTTGACGATGTGGACCATTACAAGATGATCAAGGCTATGTGTAGGCTTTCTTGCAGTGAATGTGACAAATCGGAGGAGCAACAGAATGATGGGTCAAGGCGACAAGCAAGGTTTAGGAATATAGGACAGCTGAAGGGTCACTTGTTTCACCGTCATAAGTTGCATATGTGCAGTTTGTGTTTGGAGGGAAGAAAG GTATTTATATGTGAGCAAAAACTCTATACTAGAGCCCAGTTAAATCAACACATAAACACAGGTGATTCCGAGGTGGATGGAAGTGAGAGTGAGAGAGGTGGTTTTATGGGGCATCCTATGTGTGAATTTTGCAAAACCCCATTTTATGGGGACAATGAACTGTACACACACATGTCTACGGAACATTATACTTGTCATATATGCCAAAG GCAGCATCCAGGACAGTATGAATACTATAAGAATTATGATGATCTTGAG ATCCACTTCCGACAACAGCATTTCTTATGTGAAGATGATGCTTGCCTTGCCAAGAAATTTATTGTGTTTCAATCTGAATCAGAGATGAAG AGACATAATACTATGGAACATGGAGGACGAATGTCACGGTCAAAGCGTAATGCTGCTCTTCAG ATACCAACTAGTTTTCGATATAAACACAATAATGAACAGGATCAACGTCGTGGAAGAGGGCGAATGTTTCGTCGTGATCATTCTGAAAATCAACTTTCCATGGCTATTGAAGCCAGTTTggagactgctaatgctgagcaAACATATCGCGAGCCAACTTCAAGTAGTGGACAAATTGGTTATGATGATGGGGATGCAGATATTGATTCCATCATTAATCCATTTGAATCATTAGCTACTgcaggttctgaatcaacttcaAGATACATTCAAGCCTTAGGACATGGCTCTAAACCTCTGGTAGACTCCTCCTTTCCTCCACTTCCCATAACTTCCAGCAATGGCCAGCAAAGGTCCAAACATGAGTTTGAAGGTTCATCAAGCAATACTATGGCAGCACGTTTGCGTCGGCATGGCAACAGAAATATATCTGTTATTAACTCTGGAAATGCCTGGTCTGTAGCAGGTCGTGGACCTGTACAAACATCAAGTAGTCATTCACATTCTAAGAAGTCAACAAATCATGCTCTTGGAGGGTCTCATAACTCTAGCCAAACAAAGAAAGTAGTTAGCAGTGGACCTTCACCATCAAGTTATGCTAATCCTCCTGGAGGATCTCATAACTCTAGCCAGACAAAGACAGTAGTTAGCAGTGGACCTCCACCATCAAGTTATGCTAATCCTATTCCATCTGCACATAGAACTGCTCATGGACAATTACCTGCTGGTCCATCCAGGGACACACGTGAAAATGGCAGAATCGTTCACTCTGCATCAGCTCCAAACCTCGTTGAGAACAACCCTGTTGGAGTTCCAATTTCTGATTTTCCTCCCGTTTCTGCTGCTGTACAAGTGAGCAAGTTACAACCTACGAGCAGCCAGCCTCCGTTGAATGTGGAGAATGTTCAGTCTGCCAACAAGTCCTTGGTTGAAAAGATTCGCAGTACGCTTGATTTTGATGAAGATAGATACACTATATTTAAAGACATATCTGCTCAATATCGCCAAGGAACAATAGATACTGATACATATGTGGACTATGTGCAGCAGTTTGGCTTGTTTCATCTTGTACCTGAGTTGGCAAGACTATGCCCGGATGCTCGGAAGCAGAGAGAACTTGTGGAGTCTTACAATGCTGGTTTCAAAAGAAATGCTTTTCAAGAAAGTGACAGGGTTTATGGCAGTGCTAGCACCCATCACAAGAACGGTAatgttgacaagaaaggtaaagGCAAGTCATTAGAGGTTAAGCGGAATCACTCCACTGAGAAATTAGCAGATAGCTTTTTAAGCACTGTACATCAACTACAATCAAATTATAAACCTTCAGAAGAGAAGTTGGAGGTGCTATCAAAGGGTGCTTATCGCACTGACAAGGGTAAATTCAAAACCGAGCTGCAGACTGATACAAACACTAGCAATCAAAATAAGATTAAACTTGGTGGGAAGACTGAAACGTCAAACGGCAATTTATCCAATCAAAATAAAGAGGATGGGGGTGGTGGGAACAAGCAACGCAAGAAAGCTTCCAAGTTCCTCAGAGTTCGCCTTGGTGATGGTTCTGCTTCGGCCCTTCTAGATCTTGATAACTCACGGAGTACATCTGATCCTAGAGAAACAGACGGTTTAGATGGTAACAATAATGATTCTGGAGTTGGGCTGCCTGTGCGAGGTGTTTGGCGAAAAGGGGGAGGTCAAAAACTCTTCCCCTGA